In the genome of Parus major isolate Abel chromosome 3, Parus_major1.1, whole genome shotgun sequence, the window AGTGTCTGGAATTCACTCTTTTCATCTCAATTAAGAACTTCCCGCAGAGCATACTTGAAATCCAGAAAAGGGTTTGAACCTGATACCTCTGCATCTTACATGCTTGCTCTAAAACTATTTAATCATTAGTTACCATCCTTAGAAGACAgctgaaatacaattttaaatacTCTCAAAGGTTCAGAACTTAATTCCATCTCTAAAAAATAAAGGTTGAAACTATACCTATTCAAATCCTTACCAGATCTTTTACTGGGAGGACAGCTGGGGTTGCAGCACTGTCCCAAATTGAGTACAAAAGATGGAGCAAGCACAGTTTAGCTATGCTTGTGGAGTTGGTTCTCTCAACTCCAAGCCTGCTAGCACTTTACTGGCCAATGAGTAAATTATCTTTTATAAAGGCAAAAAGCATAGGAAGGTTCAGCCTATTAGCAACACATAACACCAGCTTAACAtatcaccaccaccaccatctgCATGTAGTAACTTTattggcaaaagaaaaataggtttttttcttatttcctgtgATTTAAACTACTGAATCCTGTAATTACTGAACTGGAAGTTCATATCATcaattaacaggaaaaaaaaaagaatcaaatcACAGTTTGTGCTAGTGTGTAGAATACAAATTCCATGTCATCATGGGTCAGCTGCTGAGGTGTCATTCTGATGTATAATTACAGGCACCAGTTTGCTTTTACTCAGCAGCAGGTAGTGACAGCATTTTGTAAACACTGTAACCAAACTATTTCATTTGCAAGGTATTCCCTCTGGCAGCTTTGTAAATTTGGTTTAACCTGCACTAAAAAGCAGTTAGGGGTCAGAAATTGAAGTTAGTCCCAAGCAGATACTTATTGTGCTGCTCAGCTTCAGGCATCCTTATTGGGAGTAGCAGAAACTACAGAACCTCCCCAGGGGCTGTTTATTCCTTTCTTCAGTCTTTGAGATTTGCACTTTTCTTGGCCAGTGAATTTTCACAGACCTCCCAGTGCCAGGCTCCAGCCTTCACAGTCCGTGTAAATTATTATCTTTCAGAAGCTGGTCATAAGtagtcatttaaaaattaagaacaatacaagaaagaaacaaaaaataaataaaaaagctaaaataataCTGAGCAGAAGTTTTAGATCACAGAAGGCATCAGAATAAAGCAGTCAATGTCTTACTTCTTGGCTAAACAGTTCTATCAGTACAGCCAGTCTTGCATACAATAAAAAGCACATGTCTGAATTATCTTCTGTCAAAAGAGCAGGAGGCCAAGAAAGGCTTCAAACTGGACAATAATGGGAATGTTTAccttaaagtaaaatattttttcaataaagcATCCGATGGGAAGATTGCATAACCAGTTTGCTTTATAAAATGATTGGTGGCTCTGAGATGAGAAGATCATCTTCACCTAGTGAAGAGTTCTGCTCAGTGTTCACAAAGTTAGGAATGTTAAATTTTGTAAGACAATGTAGGTCTTCCTCAAATGTTCCACTGCTTTTGGGAACCTCCTGGAAGTGAGCATTACTCTCCAGACTTGGACCTTTCTgactctctttttctttgttcataTGGTCCACTTCATTaatgcagaaatggaaaagtgacTGGGATTCTTCAACCATTTGGTGAGAAAAGACCCTCTCAGACTCCAAAGATCTTCCAAAATCCGCCACAAAGCTGTTCATTCGAAatcttttttcagaaagttcTGCATTGCtatggaggaaaaagaaaaatacattaaacacAAAAGTAGAACTATTTGCGTTCTTACCAATAAGTTTGGTTTCAGCAACCATTAtggtcaggagaaaaggaaaCCCTACAGTTTATCTACCACAGACTTTTAAAGCCAGCACTATAATTTTAAGTCTTCATTTGTCATGATAATTTTCTGTGGGAATAAGTTAAAGCCAGCACTCTTAAATGGCACTTCTAGTAATCAATACACTATAATGATCACCTCACTGAATGAGTTTATAAACACTCTTGATTTCAAGTAGTAACAATTGTTTTAAATCGCTTGTAAGAACAAAATGTTCTTGATAGACAGAATGTTTCTGAGGCAAAGGCATCTCTGCTCTCACTAAGGGCATTGAGTGCTTGTTTGTTCAGACATCAAACCATCTTTTCTGCTGACTTCAATCAATGACATTCAGATTTCCAAATTATGAGAGCTGGAATTAAAAGTTGCTTTAAATACTGGCAGTCTTAACAATCCAGGCAGCCCAGGAAGGATAATTTAACATGTTTTTTGGCAGTTTTTTCTATAACTCTTATCTCAAACCAGCACCAATCTACATGGACTTGTGCAGGAGCCATTTGCAGCTGGGGGTGAGAAGAGCTAAGGCTAGGTAACAAATTTTACAGATTCATTCTTTGTCAGGCTGGATTTATATGCTATCATCACAAAATGCaagttattttcatttggaagGCAGTAGAGGTATTCAGAGAATGAGCAATGAATGAATGAGTTTTCTCAGAATATGAATTTTGTTAAGAATTAATAAATCATACTGTTTACATCTGAAGATGCTGCAAATGGCAC includes:
- the MRAP2 gene encoding melanocortin-2 receptor accessory protein 2, with product MSALRLVSNRTSQQALSNSDYTWDYEYYEYGPVSFEGLKAHKYSIVIGFWVGLAVFVIFMFFVLTLLTKTGAPHQDNAELSEKRFRMNSFVADFGRSLESERVFSHQMVEESQSLFHFCINEVDHMNKEKESQKGPSLESNAHFQEVPKSSGTFEEDLHCLTKFNIPNFVNTEQNSSLGEDDLLISEPPIIL